The sequence AATATACTGTATAAGCAATTCTAAGTCTGTTGCCCTGTGAGACTGTGAGTTTCTTGAGAGCAGGAACTATGTCAGATTAATTTTTCCTCATCTGTTCTTCCCAAATTCTAAAAGCTGATGGGCCCCCAAGGCTCCATCCTCTTCTGTCCTTTCTCCTTAGGCATTTCATCTGATCTCACAGCTTTACATACCATCCATAACTCTGATGACTCCCAAATGGACACCTCCAGCCAAACAATTTCCAATGCAGACATGTATACTTGCTCCATTCTTTTTCCAGATCTCTATGCAAGTGGCTGCTTATTCAGGTTTCCGTTCAAATGTAACTAACTTCCTGACTACTCCATCTCAGCGGTCCTATCTTGTATCTGAAATTAAAtagtttacttgtttatttgtctCTCCTACCACACCATCCCATGAAATTGGGGAGTATTGATTCATTGCTTTATTCCAGAGCCTATGACAGTGTTTGGCACATTGTAAAAAcacttattaaatattcattgaatgaattaatgcCCAACATAGGTCTGGCACATAATAATCAACATTTGAATGCCAAGGATCCCCTACTGTGCAAAATGTACCACAGGAATTGCTTCATTTTACCTCCAATATGACCATAAGCTCCATTTTACACTGAGACCCAAAGGTTCAGTGGCTTGCCTGGGAGGGGACACAAATACTGGCAGCCTGATCCAGAGCTTACTTTCTTCACCACTACGGTATCCTCTCATTTGCCTCTGGAAGTATTTAAAAAGTACACTCAAaggaaagggggggtggggattaAGGGAGGCCGGTCTCAGCTTCTCTATCTGGTGGGGGAGAAATGGGACTTAAGTTTCAATGTTCTGTGGCTCTAGCAGGAGCAGATATCCACAGTTCCCTCAGCTCACAACTCCAGACACCACTGGACAAAGGACATAAAAGGTCCCCTTTCTGACTGCCTGAGCCTGGGTCTGGTCCTTGGCATCTTcagtataaaattttttaagatacagGGAGTAGGGGACCTGTTCCTGGAAAGCAGAAAACGTAGGTGCAACTCATCCTCGATGAGTGATACACAGTAACAGCCAAGCAAAGGGTCCTTCCCTGCAATATTTATTAAggaatatacacatacacaggagAAAGGCAACCAGGAATTGTGGTTCCCACAGGTGAAATCTTTTAAGCaaagttttcttgttttaattttcaagtagGGTGAACAACGAGTGAGAGGAAAGCTATCCAAGCTCTCCACCTCATATACCTGCAGAAGGTGGGGAAACAGCAGCCTGGGATACATAGGCATGAAAGAGTGATTGGCAgactgggagagggaggaggaggacgggAGCTATCCATGAgattacagtttttttaaaaactataagaaaaagtTGTAACAGTTTTAGGCTGTTGATAAATTAACTCCTCTCTGTGtaaacctaaaacaaaaacaaaaacacccaaagCAGATGGGGAAAGAGTGGGAGgtgaaatacacatacacacacgcacacgcgcacaaGCAGTACACACGTTAAGCTCTGCATTCCCACTGGAGGGGCTGGTCCTCCAGCCATAGAGCCAGATTCCACTGCAGGGAGGATGGAGGTGGGGCAGGGTGTGTGTTCTTGTATGGGACCTTCATAAAGTCTTTGGTGCTAATAAAGGCTAACTGAAGCGACAAGTCCTGAAGCCTCAGGTCCAGAAAGCAAGTCAGGGCAAGGAGAATATTTCTGCTCATCCTCACAGGAGAGGGTTTGCCTCGGCCCAGGGCTAGGGCCAACCTGATCTAAAACCCAAGGTATATTTAATATGATTTCAGTACTTTCTTCATTCCCATAATTATGGGAGCATGACGTCTCCCTCTTCAACCAAAAATTTAAACATGTAGAAATAGCTTAGCAACACGTACAGAAGTACCTCTAAAGCTTCCCCACTTTGCCTAAAAGAACCACACCTCCAGACCTTTCTGAGAGTCTGACAGGAGGTTTAACCTAAAGGAAAAGTACTCAAAGGTGTGCACCTTTCTCCCACAGTGTAAGTGCCTTCTGCCAACAATTCCTAAGGTGCTGGTGCCAGGAGAGGACTGGGGTTGAGGCTGCAGAGAGTCGGGATGGCTAGGAGACATGTACAACATAAAGCAACAGAGAGGTCTGCGTGTCCAGGAAGTGGCTGGGCTGGGCAGAATGCCAAACCCCAGGCAACAGATTGAGCAATTTCTAAACCAAACAGAGAGGTAGGAAAGGGAATGGGATGGGGGagttggggaaggaggaaaactGGGAGAGAGGGGGCTGAGGTGAGTGGGAGCCAtacaggtgttttgtttttatttccacatCTGAGGGCTGAGAGTCTGATTCGCTGCCTGTCCATTTCCGCCGTTCATCGACTGTCCATAGCTCAGCATGCCATGGGCTCCACAGAAGTTCATCCCAGCCATCTGCTGGGTCAtctgaaagggagagaggagactTTCAGACCAGGCTGTGGGCACGCAGCCAATTACTGCAAAAAAAAGCAGGGTAGGAATCCTCCTgtctgtggggagggggagaacaACAGGACAAAGGGGAACTGTTATGGCACAGATCTGCCCTGAACCTTAATAATAGATCATTTTGAGGGCTCCAGACCACGTAAATAAATGAAGGACTTCTCAGAAAGGAGATATTGACAGAGACTAATGCTCAGGGAGGGAAAGGAGTCCTGGAGCTAGTCAACATAAAAGCAGCATGAGAcgttattctcttcttttctggtCTCTCATCCTAAAAAGAAGGGGCCTATTGTTAACTTGCCAGCCCTGAGAGTACACAGATGAGCCCCCATGGCAGCGCTCCTGTCTTATCTCCAGCAGAGTTATTACTGTCAGGGCCAGTGAAAGTGCTCGTGCACGCTCAAgcggagagaaaaggaaaaagacactgGGCTGTTCAGAATGAACAAAGgcaggcaaaaaaagaaaaagaaaaaaaaaaaaaaaagaccaatgggTCTTCAGTGTGTGAGAGGGGAAGTTGCTGGGAGAAAAGAATCAGTGGAATAAGGTCTGGGTGGGGTCAGGGCCTCTATGAATGAGACTGAAAGCCTGGCCTCTGGCAGTGAACAAAGGAAACTATTTATCAAGAAAAATGCCTTAAATCTCCCAAGCCCGGTACCTTTCTGTGTAAGTTCTTTTTCTTGAGGAGAAGGTCTATTTTTCAATCCCACCAACTTCTTTAAAGAAAACCTCAAGcttatagaaaagttgaaagaacaaTAGAATGAAACCCATATATCCTTCTTTAAATTCTCAGTTGTAGAGATTAAAGTATgcaaaataaagaagatacagttttatacaaaaataaataaataaataaataaataaataaataaataaattctcagtTGTTAACACCTTGCCCCATTTTCTCTCTGAGATTTATGTATCTTGTGTGGGATCttcatacacatgtatgtgtaaaTGTTTGGTGAGCATGGAAAACTGCAGGTATCCTGACATTTCACTTCTTAGTAAGGCAGGAGGCATCTCGTAGGAAAGAGTACTTTCCTAAAATCACAATACAAGAAATTTAACATGAATACAATATTCTAATATAGgttacatttcattttcatatccCTTTTGTCTCCTAAATTTAATATAGAGCAATTCCCCcactttttctttcctgacaTTGTTTTTGGAATCCAGGCCAGTTATTTTGGAGAAAATCTTTCAATTTGGATTTACctcatattttctcatgattggaTCCAAGTTAAACATTTTAGGCAGTGATATTGTGTCCTTAGTACAAGATACCAGGAAGCACATGATGTTCATTTGTCCCATTGTTGGTAATCTTATGTTTGAGCACTTGGCTAGGGTAGTATCCACTGTGGGCTTTTTCACTGTAATTAGTAATTAATCTAAAGGGTACTTCTACAAGAATATGTGAATACCCTGTTCTTTCTACAATTACTAGTTGCCATTCTTCTGTAAAGAaggctttccctccctctctcccacactcatttcaaaaaatatatcgctatggactcatggattttttttttcctttggtgttaTAATCCATCAGTGTCATTCCTTTTGATGTTCAAATTGTCCCATATTTGGACAATGGGAGCCTCCAGAAGTTGGCCCATGGGTCATTTTGACATGTTCTCATCAGTTTTATAGCACTTCATTACTTATACATATAAACATGGAGGACtgaaaataagtgaattaaaatcCCAACTATGAAAGCTAGAAAAAGATCAAAGTAAGTCAAAAGGCAGCAtacagaaggaaataataaagataaaccAGAAATTgaggacaaaaacaaacaaaaaatatagaataaataaaacaaaatcctgtggtatatatgtatatatattttttgtttgttttaaaagaatagaCCACTAGTTAACCTAGTTGAAAGAATGGACAAGGAGGGAGGAGAGCACAAACATACAAAATAAGACATGACAAGGGAAAAATAACCACTGAaacaagaaactttaaaaaaaatcatgagatagACTGCTTGCTTGGCTTAATCTTTGATAAATGAATCTGAAACCCTAGATGAATTAGCTAATCTACGTAAACAGAGTTTTCCAAAGCTGTCTTTCATAGAAGAGAGAATGCAATCAAAGAATTACTACACAAAAAAAGCACAAGGCTCATACAATTGCACATAAGAATTCCACTCAATCTCCAAAGACCAATACTATATAAATCATTCCAGActatagagaaaggaaaacatgaaaatagttTTCATACAGCAGGTGAACATTGTCACCCAAGCCTGAGAAAGACATGCACACGTGTGGGCACACACATAAGCCATTCCAACAATACCtctttgtccatttctttttttttttaaagattttatttattattcataagagacacagagaaagaggcagagacacaggcagagggagaagcaggctccatgcagggagcccaatgtgggactgatcccgagaccccaggatcacgccctgagccgaaggcagacacttaacctctgcgccacctaggcgtccctgttTTCAGACTTTTGAATCACTTTGTTTCAGCTGGCTTTGTTTGTATGTAGTATAAAATTAGGCATTGCTTTGTGAGtcaatttaaatatctttttcttttcataggaAAGCTCCTATGACTGCTACCTATGACTGATATGTTTGTTCTTAGTTCTATCACGTTACATTTTTACTGTGTTTACTATATTTGTTATACTTCATAGTCTATGTATtccattttattgtaaaatattccTTAGGTatctataaaattttgttttttcttctagtgGATACCTTTATACTAATAATTTCTGTCTTTAGTTTCCTTTATCCTGTCCTCAAGCTTCTACCATTTGGTATGTCAGCTTATTACATCATTTAACTTCCACCTATTTCTTGTACAATAATCAATTTATCCTACCTCATCCTTCTTACCTTCTCccttttttatcttctcttgttatcattgtttgtttgttctaaaaaatatatgcacaacatatattttttctatccttGTTATTACCTTTAGATTCTCATTTAGTCACCATCAGTTCTTTTGCCAAAATGTCCTCAGTCATCTCTTAAATGGATGTAGCTTAAGTTCTGGTACATTCCACAAGAAAGACATAAGTATGATATTCTCTGATTTCttgcatatttaatattttttaaaatagcctcAATCCTTGAAAGATAGCTTGTCTGGCTATACTTGTCTCACATGTACATGAGTATCTTGAAAATACTACTCCCATTGCTATGTTTTATGTTGCTGTTAAAAGTccaatgtccaaaaaaaaaaatagtccaataTCAATCTgggtgttcttttttctttaaaagtagcaggggggctcctgggtggctcagtggttgagcctttgactccggtcgtgatcctggggtcctaggatcaagtcctgcatcgggctccccatagggggcttgcttctccctctgtctctgcctctctctttctgtctttcatgaataaacaaaatctttaataaataataaataataaaaatggcagacCTGGGGGTTTGGGAGGTAAGGAGATGGTTAGAGCTCTGAGAATTTTTCTTGTTCCATAAAGTTTAAAAGTTTCCTGGAACGTATGTTAGAATTTACCATTCTGGGTCAACCCTCCATACATACTCAATGGACTCTTTCAATattatattcaagtcttttatTTATAGGAAGTTTTCTTGTgttatagatttaaatatattaattctgCTCTACTATTTGGTTTTTCTTGGAGAGTctccaaatatatttatgttacGCCTTCTTTGCTTAATTTCTGTATTACCTTCACTTGGATTTATTTTCCTGCTTCCTATATTTAGTTTCCATTCTCTGACCTGTATCAAACATTTCTTCAAtgccaaatatattttcagttgAATCTATTCTCTTCTGGCTAATTTGTAATTCAGACATTTCTAAGACAGTTGTgtcttttttcaatttctttcctgaattcagtaaagtttcattTCATAACTTCCagttttttgtccattttggttctaagtttttaaatttctgattgaAGCTGTTTTGTCTTCAAGTGTTAAAGGACATTTCGTTCAGGTTGGTGGTTTGTATAACAGTTTTCTTCTGCTCATGGCTGTTTGGGGGGTGgtgagaattttcatttcttaatatggtttgattttttttaagatagatttatttatttatttatttatttatttatttatttatttatttatgatagacatagagggggggcgggggcagagacacagtaggagggagaagcaggctccatgccgggagcccgatgtgggactcgatcccaggactccaggatcgcgccctgggccaaaggcaggtgctaaaccgctgagccgcccagggatccctggtttgattttcattttctattttcttctcataGCAGTTCTATATAAATGTCACCCACCgctttctgtatattttgtagTGCCTTATTTTTCTGAATAAGGAATAATAGAAGGTGTGAGGGTTTGGGGAGGTTTACTAGATTTCTTGGTTCAAGAGCGCCCTCTTCTGTTGGTATAATAATATGATTATATGGAAGGAGGGACGAGGATGGTTTATCTTCTCATTTTGTGATTCCCTTTTCCACTTCTCATTTCTTACTTTCCTTTCATCATCAGGTCCCCCCAGAGCACCTCTTCCTTCTAAGTCATCCCCATAGGacgctcctgggtggctcagtcagttaagcatccaactctgcgttttggctcaggtcatgatctcaggatcttgagatcaaaccctacatcaggctccatattgctgggtgtggagcctgctgaagatcctAAGTCACTCACATGACCCCAGAAGCAAAGCTTTTTCCAGAGCTATCATCTTTAATCCTACATATTTCAAGCTCCTCATTTTCAATTCTCCACATAACCAGAGTTCTAATTGCCAAGTCTCAGACCTCTTCTCATCATGCTTCTGGTCAAGGTAGGTCTTTCCAGGGGGTGATTTTGTCTACGCTCTGTCACCTTCagccccctgctccctctcctctttctacGTAGTTTCTCTGATGCTGGCTCTGCTGGATTTGGGTGTTTACTGCCATGTAATTTGAAGTTTGCAGTATTATGCCTCCTAGATGTGGCAGTCGTAGTTATGAGGGCCTTTATTTGAATTCCTTATTTACCTATAtaagttgcttttgtttttgaggatTGTGTGAAGAAATTTAGATTGAGGCAATTACCCTCATTCTACATAGTAACCCAGAACTCCTCAGAAAGTTTGACATTAGGTAGAtcttctaccaaaaaaaaaaaaaaagaaaaaagaaaagatggggtggggtggggtggggtagcaAATCTAAGAATGTCTGCATTATCACATTTACACTGTAAGGGTTCAAAGGATAAGGGAAAGATGAGGTGAGACAGCCCTGAGGAAGGCTCAAAACTCTTGTCCCAAGTAAAATGGGGTAGCTTACCTGAGTAAGGTTCCACTGCAGCTGCTGAGCTGGCTGAACCCCATACATGGTCTGGGGAACAGCTGCCATGCCTGCCATGTAGCCAGTCTGCTGGGTGGTCATCATTCCATTTGGCACACCCATCATTGAAGCCTGCATGCCACCCATATAGCCTGCAGGCATGGCCATGGGGGCAACCATCCCAGAAGCTCCTGGCTGAGCTACCATGCCTACTGGTGGGGGCATCATGCTCCCCATTATGCTGTTAGGAGGTGTGACCCCAGGGAAGCTGGGATAGGCCGTGGGATAGGCCATCTGAGCTGGAGCCATGAACATTGCTGCCAAGAAAACATAAATAGAGAATTATTTAAGAGGAAAGTGTCCGTCTAAACCCTCACTGGCTACTCCTTTCCAGCTAAATTTCTAAGTAGCATTTCTACTCAACCCAGAATGCTCTTCTACACAGCAAAACCGACAGATTCCCTACAAGACTTGCAATGGCTTACCAGTGGGCTACTGACCTAGCCACTTTCCTTTCAGGCTCCAGGTCCAGTTCTTGAGTCAGACTTCACAGAGGTGTGACACCAGACCCCACAAAAGTATGGCTCTGAGTTACATTAGTATCTATCCACTGACACTTTGTAGCTTCACAAGAAATATCACGTTCAGGCCTGTTTGGAGAATAATGTCCTGGCCCCCAAAGCAACTGCCCCCATTACAACAAATAATTCCTGCATGTAAGtcctcatgtttcttttttttttttttttagtcctcaTGTTTCTATCTGACACAATGCCACCATCCCCATGAAATCTACCTTGGGCAGGCATCTGAGGTGTCTGGGATCCATACAGTGAAAGGATGGAGTCTTTAGAGAGCTGTTTCTTGCCTGTTTCTTCTGATTTGCTCCCTGGCTCTGGAAACAGGTTCAGGTTTTCAGGAACAGAGCCGGCACTCCCTGCAGTTGGCATGGAACCTACAACCTGAGGGCAaagagggcaggaagagagagtAGAATTGGAATGGTCCTCACAGAGGTCTCGGTAAGGACCACCCCCTTTCTCTGCTGCTTCTAACATCTCCAATAAGAATTCATGGGCAAGTTAATAGCTTCCTGTTATTTCTACCACACAAATATCTGAAAATACTAGACAGTTAAGCTCTGGTACAATTCTTTGTTCTACAAACAATGTGATttagtgaaaaacaaacaaaaacaacctacaAATGATGCACCCACAGAGAACTGAGTTTAGATCCCCATGCAGCCATTTACTAGTTGCATAACAAGAGGCTAGTCATATAATTTTTCTGAATTaatgtttcctcatctataaaacaccCATTTTTCAGGGCtgtggtaaatattttaagttataaaagaaatatgcaaACTGATATGCAAAATCACCTAGTGCTGTGCCTGTTCATAAGCAGGTATTCCACGAATGGTAGCCATTAACAGTTTCAGGTCTTTCACATCTACAAATTCTCTGGCAGTAACCCTCATGCTGAGGAGCTAACCTAAAATATCAGCCTTTACAATGGGACACATCTTCAACAAAAGCCCAGTCAAATGATCCACTTTTTTTGGGTGGGAGACAAAATGGAATGAATAGCAATCCTAGGTTGTAACAGAGATGATGCAGGGTGAAGGGAAGAATTAAGAAAACCAAAGTCCAATTCCACCAAGGAAGTATGACTTGCTTCCATACTATCAAAATTATCCTTTTTAGAATGCTCTTTAATTCTAAGGAGCCCACATGACTCACCTTTCTGGAAACTGAAGAGGGGGATGGAACAGAAGCCAAAAGATCTAAATCCTTCTCTAGGGTATTGCTGGTCTTACTATTTGCAATGGAGCAGGACACAGGAGCatctggagagagagaacaaagctcAACTGTAGCACTGCTCATTAAGCCTATGCCTTCCACCTATTCtagacacaaagaagaaaaagcctCTATGTTCCATCAGGGACTTGGAAATCTAGGCTTCTGTAACCATTTAGCTTGGATGGGGCATCTCACCTTCCCAGGAGCATGCTGGAGAAGTATGGTGGCCAGCTATCAGGGACAGGGCAGCAGAAACCAGGCCTGGAAGCTGTATTAGCCCCATACCAAAGGGGCTGGCTGGCTATTTGAGGGGTACAGCTGTGtagcttttatctctttttcagaGATAAACGAAAGGTATGGAAATCATAAGTCTAAATAGCTAGTAACCTAAATCAGCAGAAATGCACTGAACCTAAAGTACAGCCATGAGATCTgtgaaaggtaaagaaaaggtTCTATTTCTGACAAGGGCAGAACCACTAGTTCAGGGTTTCaaaagttgaagaaaaataaCCACAATGTAATAGGTCATCTCAGAGACAGGCTGCACCTGAAAAAATGAGAGGGATGGGGGCATGGCTCATGGCTGCTGGTTTAGTGAAActtgctaacatttactgaatgcttagtTCGTGCCAGGCAAGGGGCTAAGAGCTTGAGAGgaactatctcatttaatcctccccaAAACATTTTTGAAGTAGAGATGCTTATCATCCTTACTACACAGATTAGGAAAGCAATGTTCAGAGGTTGAGTTAActacccagggtcacacagacACTAAGTGGCAGAGATGGCACAGATGGCACTCTAACTCCAAAggcatgctcttaaccactacacTATTGCTCTGAAAAGTGTAAACACTTCTTAGACTAACTGCTCAGATGTAAAACAACAGGAAAAACGTAAGAGAACAATCTTAACGATGAAGAAACAAACTAAAGAATCCCAACAGTACCTATCTTCCCAGGGTGACAGGGAATTCATCATAATTTGTAAGATTATTGGAGTGGAAACATCTAACTCTTACCAAGGCCCAACAAATCCATGACAGGTGCTGAGGATTTCGGGGAGCTTTTCCGAGGTAGCTGTGGATCTTCTTTTTTCTGTGGCTAAGGtgaaaatatgttaaagaaagaaataagcaggtgtttttgaacatttttttcctttgtcactgTAAGGACACAGGTGTTCTTGTGGTCTGGCCACTATTATTCAAGGAGTTActaccaaagaaagaaaattcaggaagTGTCATGTAAAAGAAtcaagtcaggaaacaaaagTGCATAAACCAAAcctaaagtgaaaaagaaatcatctgtGCTTGTTTGGCTTTCTGAAACCAAGGCAACCACAGATCAAAAGATCCAACAAAAATAGCAGGTTTTGGTCCCAGGAAAAGCCAAGAATAAAGGTAAGTGTCTGATGGTACAAGAGCCAAGAGCCAAAAAATCTCCCAGTGATTAGAAAGCCTTTAATACCAAAAGGGAGATCGATTTAAAGATTACCTAATTCATTCTGCCAGTATCATTAATTACTGTGTTCTGCAGACAGTGTGATTCAGAATAATAAAAGACTCTTCCTTAAGCAAATAGTAAAAAGTCCTCTCTCCCAAGATTGCAAGCTCTTAAGAGTATCTACTACTACAGTCACAATGTCCTGTGAAAAAAGAAAGGTGTCTACTTCAATATGACATAGTAAGAATACAAGAAGGATTAAAATGGGTTAGTATGGCCAGGCTTCTGGACTGTTCTTAACTGTAACAGGAAAATGAGGTAAAGAGGGCCTAACGAGAGAACGATGCAGGTAACATCTGCTCAGGAGGTATCACACAGTCACCACATTATGGCATGGAATGTGCCTCTTGCTCAGACAGGACAAATACAGTTCCCAAACTCCCAACTGGTCCCAAAGAGAAGTGTCACAGAGCAGACTGGGCAACAACAAGGTAATGGGAAAGCATGAGAAATGGCAGCAGTGGAACCCTTTGGCCCCAGGTAAAATGGTGCAATAGGCTAtcgacccc is a genomic window of Vulpes vulpes isolate BD-2025 chromosome 10, VulVul3, whole genome shotgun sequence containing:
- the SMAP2 gene encoding stromal membrane-associated protein 2, yielding MTGKSVKDVDRYQAVLANLLLEEDNKFCADCQSKGPRWASWNIGVFICIRCAGIHRNLGVHISRVKSVNLDQWTQEQIQCMQEMGNGKANRLYEAYLPETFRRPQIDPAVEGFIRDKYEKKKYMDRSLDINAFRKEKDDKWKRGSEPAPEKKMEPVVFEKVKMPQKKEDPQLPRKSSPKSSAPVMDLLGLDAPVSCSIANSKTSNTLEKDLDLLASVPSPSSVSRKVVGSMPTAGSAGSVPENLNLFPEPGSKSEETGKKQLSKDSILSLYGSQTPQMPAQAMFMAPAQMAYPTAYPSFPGVTPPNSIMGSMMPPPVGMVAQPGASGMVAPMAMPAGYMGGMQASMMGVPNGMMTTQQTGYMAGMAAVPQTMYGVQPAQQLQWNLTQMTQQMAGMNFCGAHGMLSYGQSMNGGNGQAANQTLSPQMWK